From the genome of Manduca sexta isolate Smith_Timp_Sample1 chromosome 14, JHU_Msex_v1.0, whole genome shotgun sequence, one region includes:
- the LOC115447485 gene encoding uncharacterized protein LOC115447485 codes for MTTINDFYWIFLNNILIRMPKTIHSHDRKLIHNVYKYLSQRKSEGFDSISLNNITDLVVDMTGISRSSVLKIQKEGQTSSVFTTPRKNKPKSKKKINLDNFDMCAIRYKIQEFYVVRKEAPTLRRLLVALKKDINFVGGRESLHLILHKLGYNYKKCKNQRKILIERHDIVAWRAKYLHEIKLIRESGMPIVYFTESYIPTTLNHSNLESDNEAGVSKAVATNKRYIIVHCGGKNGLVPNTLSIYNDNDREKRLDFYDPMNKENFKKWMLEKLIPNLNKPTCIVMDNAGHHSSQINKPPNSMNGKQEIADWLTLKNISYPAYATKDMMLALVKRHKPEPIYEIDQLVQEHGHKILRLPPYHSDLNPLEMIWDIVKEKVAVSNISVDNALFLKLVEDSFEEIPAETWKKYCEHVNKKEENYRSRGAVIDTEIEQIIINVGGSESDTSNQESDYESDMSSS; via the exons ATGACTACTATCAACGATTTCTATTggatatttctaaataacattcTCATTAGAATGCCGAAAACTATTCATAGTCATGACAGAAAACTGATTCacaatgtatataaatatctatCGCAGAGGAAATCTGAGGGATTTGATTCTATTTCGTTAAATAATATCACGGATCTAGTTGTCGATATGACTG GTATATCTCGGTcttctgttttaaaaatacaaaaagaaggTCAGACATCGTCTGTATTTACGACGCcaagaaaaaataaaccaaagtccaaaaagaaaataaatttggacAATTTTGATATGTGTgcaataagatataaaattcaaGAATTTTATGTAGTCCGTAAAGAAGCGCCTACTTTGAGACGATTATTGGTAGCTCTTAAAAAAGATATCAACTTTGTTGGCGGCAGAGAGtctcttcatttaattttacataaactgGGTTATAACTACAAAAAATGTAAGAATCAAAGAAAAATTCTCATAGAACGACATGACATAGTTGCATGGAGAGCTAAGTATCTACATGAAATCAAACTTATAAGAGAGAGTGGTATGCCTATCGTATATTTCACTGAGAGCTACATTCCTACTACGCTCAACCATTCAAATTTGGAAAGTGATAATGAGGCTGGAGTATCTAAGGCTGTGGCAACCAACAAAAGGTATATAATTGTACATTGTGGTGGAAAGAATGGGTTAGTTCCTAATActttatcaatttataatgataacgATAGAGAAAAAAGACTTGATTTTTATGATCCAATGAACAAAGAAAATTTCAAGAAATGGATGCTGGAAAAATTAatacctaatttaaataaacctacCTGTATTGTTATGGACAATGCTGGACATCATtctagtcaaataaataaacctccAAACTCAATGAACGGAAAACAAGAAATTGCTGACTGGCTTACGTTAAAGAATATTTCCTACCCTGCTTATGCCACTAAAGACATGATGTTGGCTTTGGTAAAACGGCATAAACCTGAGCCAATATATGAAATTGATCAATTAGTACAGGAACATGGCCACAAAATACTAAGATTACCACCATATCATTCAGATTTAAATCCATTGGAAATGATATGGGATATTGTAAAGGAAAAGGTTGCTGTAAGCAATATTAGTGTAGATAACGCCTTATTCCTGAAACTTGTTGAAGATTCTTTTGAG GAAATACCTGCTGAAACATGGAAAAAGTACTGCGAACAcgttaataaaaaagaagaaaattacAGAAGTAGAGGAGCAGTCATAGACACGGAAattgaacaaataattataaatgttggtGGAAGTGAAAGTGACACATCAAACCAAGAAAGTGACTATGAATCTGATATGTCGTcatcttaa
- the LOC115447483 gene encoding beta-hexosaminidase subunit beta, translated as MLRYLIVFIIFGGFFVSSMTIVKPGPMYPPTKGEVWPKPQQQTKHEYYYTFDAAEFKVKVTDHTCPTLDSSSERYNFVLRDMKRIAHRTRISLRKRNVRDAEHNDKHLGKIVRLDLKLTSPCEEYPYFGMDESYNLTIATQSLLVSNSVWGILRGMETFSQLFYLADVNYEVRINKTEIYDYPRYAHRGLLIDTSRHYLSLTKIQKTLDAMAMNKMNVLHWHIVDDQSFPYKSDKFPDLSRMGAYHPSMVYDKQAIEGVINYAKNRGIRVIPEFDVPGHTSSWGVAYPNILTRCYQNGQYLGLGPMNPIHNVTYKLLQDLFREVQERFPDKYFHVGGDEVELDCWESNTELREYMTQHDMTSATQLHSLFMANVIPLLGNNAKAIVWQEVYDEDVTLSNGTLIHVWKDNDINEMISILRDGHQLIYSSAWYLDHLKSGGDWADFYQADPRQMVRRYDNDVKVENIVGGEACMWGEVVNDFNIISRVWPRASAVAEKLWSAEINSVHEGFYDYRVPNDVYSRLEEHTCRMNRRGIHAQPPSGPGFCLGSV; from the exons ATGTTAcgttatttaatagtttttattatttttggcgGGTTTTTTGTGTCCAGTATGACTATTGTTAAGCCTGGACCGATGTATCCACCGACCAAAGGGGAGGTTTGGCCAAAACCgcaacaacaaacaaaacatgaatattattatacttttgatGCAGCGGAATTTAAAGTTAAG GTAACAGACCATACTTGTCCAACCCTCGACTCATCATCGGAAAGGTACAACTTCGTGCTACGAGACATGAAACGTATCGCTCATCGCACGCGCATTAGCCTGAGGAAACGGAACGTTAGGGACGCGGAACACAATGACAAACATTTAGGAAAGATAGTGCGACTGGACCTGAAACTGACGTCGCCATGCGAAGAGTATCCTTACTTTGGAATGGATGAGAGCT ATAATCTCACAATTGCAACACAGTCTCTGCTAGTCAGTAACTCAGTATGGGGAATTTTGCGAGGAATGGAAACTTTCTCGCAACTATTCTACTTGGCAGATGTCAACtat GAGGTGCGAATTAACAAAACCGAGATCTACGACTACCCGCGTTACGCTCACCGCGGCTTACTTATAGACACCTCGCGCCATTACCTGTCTTTAACGAAAATACAGAAGACTTTGGACGCTATGGCTATGAACAAAATGAACGTATTGCATTGGCACATTGTGGATGATCAGAGCTTCCCGTATAAGAGCGACAAGTTCCCAgatttgag CCGTATGGGTGCGTACCACCCGTCAATGGTCTACGACAAACAGGCCATCGAGGGAGTCATCAACTACGCAAAGAACCGCGGCATCCGCGTCATACCTGAATTCGACGTTCCCG GTCACACTAGCTCATGGGGTGTAGCATACCCGAACATCCTGACGCGTTGCTACCAAAACGGCCAGTACTTGGGCCTGGGTCCCATGAACCCGATACACAACGTGACGTACAAGCTCCTGCAGGACCTGTTCCGCGAGGTGCAGGAACGGTTCCCAGACAAATACTTCCACGTGGGAGGTGATGAAGTTGAGCTGGATTGCTG GGAATCGAATACGGAGCTGCGTGAATACATGACACAACACGACATGACGTCGGCAACCCAACTCCATTCCCTGTTCATGGCAAACGTTATCCCTCTCCTTGGTAACAACGCTAAAGCTATCGTGTGGCAG GAAGTATACGACGAGGACGTCACCCTCTCCAACGGCACGCTGATACACGTGTGGAAAGACAACGACATTAACGAAATGATTTCT ATCCTAAGAGACGGACACCAACTCATATACTCATCGGCATGGTACCTCGACCACCTGAAGAGTGGTGGCGACTGGGCAGACTTCTACCAGGCCGACCCCCGGCAAATGGTCAGGCGGTACGACAACGACGTTAAAGTTGAGAACATCGTCGGTGGCGAAGCTTGTATGTGGGGGGAAGTCGTTAAtgactttaatataataagcaG GGTCTGGCCCAGAGCGAGTGCAGTTGCTGAGAAGTTGTGGAGTGCAGAGATTAACAGCGTCCACGAGGGCTTCTATGACTACAGGGTGCCGAATGATGTCTACTCTAGACTGGAGGAGCATACATGTAGGATGAACCGACGAGGGATACACGCCCAGCCCCCCAGCGGACCTGGATTCTGTCTAGGCTCGGTTTAA
- the LOC115447486 gene encoding AP-2 complex subunit mu, which produces MIGGLFVYNHKGEVLISRVYRDDIGRNAVDAFRVNVIHARQQVRSPVTNIARTSFFHIKRANIWLAAVTKQNVNAAMVFEFLLKIIDVMQSYFGKISEENIKNNFVLIYELLDEILDFGYPQNSDTGVLKTFITQQGIKSASKEEQAQITSQVTGQIGWRREGIKYRRNELFLDVLEYVNLLMSPQGQVLSAHVAGKVVMKSYLSGMPECKFGINDKIVMEAKGKGNGGISGNTDSDPARSGKPVVVIDDCQFHQCVKLSKFETEHSISFIPPDGEFELMRYRTTKDISLPFRVIPLVREVGRTKMEVKVVLKSNFKPSLLGQKIEVKIPTPLNTSGVQLICLKGKAKYKASENAIVWKIKRMAGMKETQLSAEIELLETDTKKKWTRPPISMGFEVPFAPSGFKVRYLKVFEPKLNYSDHDVIKWVRYIGRSGLYETRC; this is translated from the exons ATGATCGGGGGGCTGTTCGTGTACAACCACAAGGGCGAGGTGCTGATCTCGCGCGTGTACCGCGACGACATCGGCCGGAACGCGGTCGATGCGTTCCGCGTGAACGTGATACACGCGCGGCAGCAGGTGCGCTCGCCCGTCACCAATATAGCGCGCACCTCGTTCTTCCATATCAAG cgaGCAAACATATGGCTCGCAGCGGTGACCAAGCAGAACGTGAATGCTGCGATGGTGTTCGAGTTCCTGCTGAAGATCATCGACGTGATGCAGTCGTACTTCGGCAAGATCTCCGAGGAGAACATCAAGAACAACTTCGTGCTTATCTATGAGCTGCTTGATG AGATCCTCGACTTTGGATACCCACAGAACTCGGACACTGGTGTGCTGAAGACGTTCATCACTCAGCAAGGCATCAAGTCTGCCTCCAAGGAGGAGCAGGCCCAGATCACTTCACAG GTGACAGGGCAGATTGGATGGCGACGCGAAGGCATTAAGTACAGGCGAAACGAGCTGTTCCTCGATGTGCTGGAGTATGTCAACTTGCTGATGTCGCCTCAAG GTCAAGTGCTGTCCGCCCACGTTGCTGGCAAAGTCGTGATGAAGTCGTACCTGTCTGGCATGCCAGAGTGCAAGTTTGGCATCAACGATAAAATCGTCATGGAAGCGAAGGGTAAAGGCAATG GTGGTATCTCGGGCAACACGGACAGCGACCCGGCGCGCTCCGGCAAGCCGGTGGTGGTGATTGATGACTGCCAGTTCCACCAGTGCGTCAAGCTGAGCAAATTCGAGACAGAACACTCCATCTCGTTCATACCGCCTGACGGAGAGTTTGAGCTCATGAG ATACCGCACAACCAAGGACATATCCCTGCCCTTCCGCGTGATCCCGCTGGTGCGCGAGGTGGGCCGCACCAAGATGGAAGTGAAGGTGGTCCTCAAGAGCAACTTCAAGCCATCACTGCTGGGCCAAAAGATAGAGGTCAAGATCCCGACGCCGCTCAACACTAGCGGTGTGCAGTTAATCTGTCTTAAGGGCAAGGCTAAATACAAAGCTTCTGAGAACGCTATTGTGTGGAA GATCAAGCGCATGGCTGGCATGAAGGAGACGCAGCTGTCCGCCGAGATCGAGCTGCTGGAGACGGACACGAAGAAGAAGTGGACTCGTCCGCCCATCTCCATGGGATTCGAGGTGCCCTTCGCTCCTTCTGGCTTCAAG GTGCGTTACCTGAAAGTGTTCGAGCCCAAACTGAACTACTCGGACCACGATGTGATCAAATGGGTGCGCTACATCGGACGCTCCGGACTGTACGAGACCAGATGCTAA